GGAAATTTAATCACCCGTCCATTGACTTTTCTATCGATCTAAACTCCGATGGTCTTGAAATTGTGTATGCATCTTGAGTCTCTCTGAAATTAAATCCAGCCCATCTCGCagatcctcttcttcgccgcgTATATCTTTACCAATAATGTTGCTGTTAAAGGCTCCTGGGTGGCTCGGGTCAATGTTAGGCCGAGTCTCGTTGATTCTTGATGCCAATTGGCGAATCTTGTGCCGAATCTCGTCTGTGTGCTGCGAGATCAACTGCACTAGCAGCGCAATCTGTAGTCGAGGACTGACTACTGTATGCAAAGTGCCGATCTGGACAGGCACAACATCTGACAGGTCAAGCCGTTGCTGCCTCTCAGTCGTGCCCACTGAGTTGACTAGCATGTGTACTAGGTTCTTGTAGCTACGGAGGATCTGTATGTAGCAGATAAGTGCCAGTCGGATCTCCACCGTGTCAACTGTTCCTGTTTGTGTGtattgctgttgctgatgagTGGAAGTCGGACTGGAGTCGGCTGTGCGTGGTGGTATAATTTGGTCCATGACCTCGATGAATTTTTGGGCTATCTGAACTGTTTGGTTCATAATCACCTGCAATTCTGCTGCATGGGGTGGTCTCCTTGTTTGAATACCATGGAGTTTGAGTTGGatttgagaaagaagagataCTGGATCCATGATTGCCGGTTCTGCTGTTTCAGAAAGAGTGTTGTCCATTGATCCTATCGCAGAATCGCTGGTTGAAGCTCCAGCCATGGCTATGAGAGCTGGGTCTAATGGATCCGTGTGAGAAGACGTTGGAGGTTCTGAATGTGCTTTCCCGCCCAATACATCCGACCATGCTTCATCGTTGGAGTCTGTAGTTAACGGGCAGAACAGGCCCGGCGTCGTAACCGACATTGCTGGGTCGGGATAATGATGAGGGGCCATTGGCCACATTTCAAATGCCG
This genomic stretch from Trichoderma breve strain T069 chromosome 1, whole genome shotgun sequence harbors:
- a CDS encoding fungal zn(2)-Cys(6) binuclear cluster domain-containing protein, which translates into the protein MLMFGSPQLLRLSCDRCHKRKQRCTRTSATDENPCRRCKEADEKCVFSPPLRLGRPSKRQKQEGKQEEANYGGREGSFLAISNQELSTTISTAASTTATTIQDEIDSTMETSSSFSADGVGEIATSPSIEHHELACPSASMDYNIVATAFEMWPMAPHHYPDPAMSVTTPGLFCPLTTDSNDEAWSDVLGGKAHSEPPTSSHTDPLDPALIAMAGASTSDSAIGSMDNTLSETAEPAIMDPVSLLSQIQLKLHGIQTRRPPHAAELQVIMNQTVQIAQKFIEVMDQIIPPRTADSSPTSTHQQQQYTQTGTVDTVEIRLALICYIQILRSYKNLVHMLVNSVGTTERQQRLDLSDVVPVQIGTLHTVVSPRLQIALLVQLISQHTDEIRHKIRQLASRINETRPNIDPSHPGAFNSNIIGKDIRGEEEDLRDGLDLISERLKMHTQFQDHRSLDR